Proteins encoded within one genomic window of Nitrospina gracilis 3/211:
- a CDS encoding ATP-binding cassette domain-containing protein gives MIQLQNLKKQYGPKVLFDGVGFHLKPGERVGLVGENGMGKTTLFRVIVGQEEIDGGMVHIRKGARVAMLSQELETVNQTVLERVVEGDARFAEVQKEMERLHNDTAFHDSKPEEWSRRYGDLQHEFERHGGYERESRAQSILSGLGFRADQVNKPLETFSGGWRMRAELARLLLQSPDVLLLDEPTNHLDLQSVVWLESFLKSYEGSLLLISHDRRFLNALAGRIAELDRGKLTVYTGNYDDYERQKAERIAQLEAEAANQQRRVAEIERFVERFRAKNTKATQVQSRIKQLEKMERVETHRGTKTIHFRFPQPGRTGRIVARLENVDKAYGPVTVYRDFSIQIERGMKIALVGPNGAGKSTLLKLLADQVPADAGTIELGHNVTRAYYAQHHVETLNPKHTVLQSLDETAPQLTLTEQRNILGAFLFSGDDVDKRVGVLSGGERSRLSLARMLAAPAPFLLLDEPTNHLDIRSCEILAAALSDFDGTVVTISHDRYFLDGLINRVWEVDGGQVKEYLGNFSHYEWMKRKEEERAAEVEPKTPASETATPARRDKEQKRKEAEERNRRYRQLKPLKERAEALEKKLEDVMGEKAELEERLADADIYQDRNKDTLLQALTRQKELTAEENALLTEWDRVHYEIEALSDNASTS, from the coding sequence ATGATCCAACTTCAGAATCTCAAAAAACAATACGGACCGAAGGTGCTGTTCGACGGCGTCGGGTTCCACCTCAAGCCCGGCGAGCGCGTCGGCCTCGTCGGCGAAAACGGCATGGGCAAGACGACCCTGTTCCGAGTCATCGTCGGGCAGGAGGAAATCGATGGCGGAATGGTTCATATCCGCAAGGGCGCACGCGTGGCCATGCTGTCGCAGGAGTTGGAGACGGTGAATCAAACCGTGCTGGAACGCGTGGTGGAGGGCGATGCTCGTTTCGCCGAAGTGCAGAAGGAAATGGAACGCCTGCACAACGACACGGCGTTCCACGACAGCAAACCGGAAGAATGGAGCCGCCGCTACGGCGACCTGCAACACGAGTTCGAACGCCACGGCGGTTATGAACGCGAGTCACGGGCGCAGTCGATTTTGTCCGGACTCGGTTTCCGCGCCGACCAGGTGAACAAACCGCTGGAGACGTTTTCCGGTGGCTGGCGCATGCGCGCCGAGCTGGCTCGCCTGCTCCTGCAAAGCCCGGACGTGCTCCTGCTCGACGAACCGACCAACCACCTCGACCTGCAATCGGTGGTGTGGCTGGAATCGTTTCTGAAATCGTATGAAGGCAGTCTGCTTTTGATCTCGCATGACCGGCGGTTTTTGAACGCGCTGGCCGGGCGCATTGCCGAACTCGACCGCGGCAAACTCACGGTGTACACGGGCAACTACGACGACTACGAACGGCAGAAGGCCGAGCGCATCGCGCAACTGGAAGCCGAAGCCGCCAACCAGCAGAGGCGCGTCGCCGAAATCGAGCGGTTCGTCGAACGCTTCCGCGCCAAAAACACCAAGGCGACGCAGGTGCAAAGCCGCATCAAGCAGTTGGAGAAGATGGAACGGGTGGAGACGCACCGCGGCACCAAGACCATCCACTTCCGTTTCCCGCAACCGGGCAGGACGGGCCGTATCGTGGCACGTCTGGAAAACGTGGACAAGGCGTACGGCCCGGTCACCGTGTACCGCGACTTTTCCATCCAGATCGAGCGCGGCATGAAGATCGCCTTGGTCGGACCCAACGGCGCCGGGAAATCGACGCTCCTCAAACTGCTGGCGGACCAGGTGCCCGCCGACGCCGGGACCATCGAGCTCGGCCACAACGTGACGCGCGCCTACTACGCCCAGCACCACGTCGAGACATTGAACCCGAAACACACCGTGTTGCAGTCTCTGGACGAAACCGCGCCACAGTTAACGCTCACCGAACAGCGCAACATCCTGGGCGCGTTCCTGTTTTCCGGTGACGACGTGGACAAGAGAGTCGGCGTGCTCTCCGGCGGCGAACGGTCGCGTCTGTCGCTGGCGCGCATGCTGGCCGCGCCCGCGCCGTTTCTCCTGCTCGACGAACCGACCAACCACCTCGACATCCGCTCGTGCGAAATCCTCGCGGCCGCACTTTCGGATTTCGACGGCACGGTGGTGACGATTTCCCACGACCGCTATTTCCTCGACGGGCTCATCAACCGCGTGTGGGAGGTGGACGGCGGACAAGTAAAAGAATACCTCGGCAACTTCAGCCATTACGAATGGATGAAACGAAAAGAGGAAGAACGCGCGGCGGAGGTGGAGCCGAAAACCCCTGCCTCCGAAACCGCCACACCCGCCCGCCGCGACAAGGAACAGAAACGCAAAGAAGCAGAAGAACGGAACCGGCGGTACCGTCAATTGAAACCGCTCAAGGAACGCGCCGAGGCGCTGGAGAAAAAGCTGGAGGACGTGATGGGTGAAAAGGCCGAACTGGAAGAACGGCTCGCCGACGCCGACATCTACCAGGACCGCAACAAGGACACGCTCCTGCAGGCCCTCACCAGGCAAAAGGAGTTGACCGCCGAGGAAAACGCCCTGCTCACCGAATGGGACCGGGTCCACTACGAGATCGAAGCTCTCTCCGACAACGCTTCCACCTCATGA
- a CDS encoding SAM-dependent methyltransferase, which translates to MIADVASFLLLALALLLAWVVLGPVFFGAPWHWTGQGALRRALDLADAQPGETLVDLGSGDGRVLITAARDYGLKGVGIEIDPVKVWVSRLWAKLSGVSDRVVIHWGNVADHPCKEADIVYLYLSHQAVDRLFPALFASLKPGARVVTQRFCLPGLRPDKIDCGGTLFLYTGRKGQNVDGYR; encoded by the coding sequence ATGATCGCCGACGTTGCCTCGTTCCTGCTCCTTGCCCTGGCGCTTCTTCTTGCGTGGGTGGTGCTGGGTCCGGTGTTCTTCGGCGCGCCGTGGCACTGGACCGGCCAAGGCGCCCTGCGCCGCGCACTGGACCTCGCCGACGCCCAGCCCGGCGAGACGCTGGTCGATCTCGGATCCGGCGACGGACGCGTGCTCATAACCGCCGCCCGGGATTACGGCCTGAAGGGGGTGGGGATCGAGATCGATCCCGTCAAGGTCTGGGTCTCCCGCCTATGGGCGAAACTGTCGGGTGTGAGCGACCGCGTTGTCATCCACTGGGGCAACGTGGCAGACCACCCCTGCAAAGAAGCCGATATCGTGTACCTCTACCTCAGCCACCAGGCGGTGGACCGCCTGTTTCCGGCCCTATTTGCATCGCTCAAACCCGGCGCCCGGGTGGTAACCCAGCGCTTCTGCCTGCCGGGCCTGCGTCCGGACAAAATCGATTGCGGTGGCACCCTCTTCCTTTATACTGGACGGAAAGGACAGAACGTGGACGGGTACCGCTGA
- a CDS encoding response regulator has product MKLKILVADDSISIQKLVAMAFYNEDMEVEGISDGIKAFNYLSDYKPDLVMADIYLPGMNGFELSKKIKNSDEFQNIHVLLLTSDFEELDEIMYADSEADGYISKPFKTDEIIRIVKRLLDGEAAPEPIAEEENEEYEIEGFDPNSEVEVEVDAGDEIEIEAVDEENEGDGPNWIELSPEDLVPPDTSPKEEPQAETAVEAVSDSIESGDSIPAAVPDRQQRQAAFQESMDELDLFFRQLTETTATRAPAEEQESAEPRIESPPHPDLIQEALAMMGEESPSSNGGHGSTPTRAEPVPVPGLNGDPLQDVVHQHIRSTLRTEMAGLSGTIRETVRQVVEEVAPDIIREVIQEEIARLKKSETL; this is encoded by the coding sequence ATGAAACTCAAAATTCTCGTCGCTGACGACAGCATCAGCATCCAGAAACTGGTGGCCATGGCCTTCTACAACGAAGACATGGAAGTCGAGGGCATCAGCGACGGCATCAAGGCCTTCAATTACCTCTCCGATTACAAGCCCGATCTCGTCATGGCCGACATCTATCTCCCCGGCATGAACGGCTTCGAGTTGTCCAAGAAAATCAAGAATTCCGACGAATTCCAGAACATCCATGTCCTGCTTTTGACCAGCGATTTCGAGGAACTGGATGAGATCATGTACGCCGATTCGGAAGCGGACGGCTATATCTCAAAACCGTTCAAGACCGACGAGATCATCCGCATCGTCAAGCGGTTGTTGGACGGTGAGGCTGCGCCGGAACCCATCGCCGAGGAAGAAAACGAAGAATACGAAATCGAGGGATTCGACCCCAATTCCGAGGTCGAAGTGGAAGTGGATGCCGGGGACGAAATCGAAATCGAGGCGGTGGATGAAGAGAACGAGGGGGATGGACCGAATTGGATTGAGCTCTCCCCCGAAGACCTGGTTCCTCCGGACACTTCCCCAAAAGAGGAACCCCAGGCCGAAACCGCGGTAGAAGCCGTTTCGGATTCTATTGAATCCGGCGACTCGATTCCCGCTGCCGTGCCCGACAGACAGCAACGGCAGGCTGCCTTTCAGGAATCCATGGATGAACTGGACCTGTTTTTCCGCCAGTTGACGGAAACCACCGCAACCCGCGCACCCGCCGAGGAGCAGGAATCCGCCGAGCCACGGATCGAATCCCCCCCCCACCCGGACCTGATCCAGGAAGCGCTGGCGATGATGGGCGAGGAGTCGCCTTCCTCCAACGGCGGTCATGGCTCCACCCCAACCCGGGCGGAACCGGTTCCCGTACCCGGACTGAACGGCGATCCCCTGCAGGACGTCGTGCACCAGCACATTCGCTCGACCCTGCGAACGGAGATGGCCGGCCTCTCCGGCACCATCCGCGAGACCGTGCGGCAGGTGGTGGAGGAAGTGGCACCGGACATCATCCGGGAGGTGATTCAGGAAGAAATCGCACGCCTCAAGAAGTCGGAAACCCTCTGA
- a CDS encoding valine--tRNA ligase, giving the protein MIQLDKKYQPQEVEDKWLRHWAEHRLAHADETRDGETFCMVIPPPNITGSLHIGHAFNNTLQDILARWKRMQGKNTLWQPGTDHAGIATQNVVERQLAAEGTTRHDIGRKAFIERVWKWKGESGGNINKQLVRLGCSLDWERDRFTMDEGLSKAVREVFVTLYEDGLIYKGDYIINWCPRCQTALSDLEVEYQEKQGHLYHIRYPFQNGGDHVTVATTRPETMLGDTAVAINPEDERHAGRGGKILLLPILNRELPIIEDSYVDTEFGTGALKVTPAHDPNDFELGRRHNLQSINVLHPDGTMNSEAGPFEGQDRFEARKNVVEALKDRDLLEKIEDHTHSVGHCYRCKTVVEPYLSKQWFVKTEPLAKPAIEAVRSEQIKIVPKFWENTYFEWMENIRDWCISRQIWWGHQIPAWNCGDCGEFTVARETPAACKQCGGKKLTQETDVLDTWFSSALWPFSTLGWPEQTETLKKFYPTTVLCTGFDILFFWVARMIMMGLRFRKDIPFEYVYIHALIRDAEGQKMSKTKGNVIDPLVMMDKYGTDALRFTLTAFAAQGRDIKLAEDRIDGYRNFCNKLWNASRFVFMNLEDYTGTCDLQEHTDRSLADRWILSRLNKTCTEVNAALEAFRFNDAANAIYKFLWNEYCDWYIELSKSRLNGSGPERTTTQNVMLYVLESSLKLLHPVMPFITEEIWQKLPREGVSIMVARYPSPDPSLNDENAEKALQVVMDVITRVRNIRGEMNFNPGQMLEVHIKTFDKDQERLIENNNGYIRDLARVSEMILGPNIEKPKAAASAVLTGLELYVPLKGLMDFDEEKKRVEKELKKIDKDMVFLKKKLSNPNFVDKAPPEVIAKDQQRLEELSEKQAKLQIHLKTIVEATS; this is encoded by the coding sequence ATGATTCAACTCGACAAGAAATACCAGCCGCAGGAAGTGGAGGACAAGTGGCTTCGCCACTGGGCGGAACACCGCCTGGCGCATGCCGATGAAACACGCGACGGCGAAACCTTCTGCATGGTCATCCCGCCGCCCAACATCACCGGCTCCCTGCACATCGGCCACGCCTTCAACAACACCCTGCAGGACATCCTCGCCCGCTGGAAACGCATGCAGGGGAAAAACACCCTGTGGCAGCCGGGCACCGACCATGCCGGCATCGCCACGCAGAACGTGGTCGAGCGCCAGCTCGCCGCCGAAGGCACGACGCGCCACGACATCGGCAGAAAAGCCTTCATCGAGCGCGTGTGGAAATGGAAAGGCGAGTCCGGCGGCAACATCAACAAGCAGCTGGTGCGGCTGGGCTGTTCGCTGGACTGGGAACGAGACCGCTTCACCATGGACGAGGGTTTGTCCAAAGCAGTGCGCGAGGTGTTCGTCACGCTCTATGAAGACGGGCTCATCTACAAGGGCGACTACATCATCAACTGGTGCCCCCGTTGCCAGACGGCGCTCTCGGATCTCGAAGTCGAGTACCAGGAAAAACAGGGGCACCTGTACCACATCCGCTATCCCTTTCAGAACGGTGGGGATCATGTCACCGTCGCCACCACGCGTCCGGAGACCATGCTGGGCGACACCGCGGTGGCCATCAACCCGGAAGACGAACGCCACGCCGGGAGAGGAGGCAAGATTCTGCTGCTCCCCATCCTCAACCGCGAACTGCCGATCATCGAGGACAGCTACGTCGATACCGAATTCGGCACCGGGGCGTTGAAAGTGACCCCCGCACACGACCCGAACGACTTCGAACTGGGCCGCCGGCACAATCTGCAATCAATTAATGTCCTGCATCCCGACGGCACCATGAACAGCGAGGCGGGACCGTTTGAAGGCCAGGACCGCTTCGAGGCGAGGAAGAACGTCGTCGAAGCACTCAAGGACCGCGACCTGCTGGAGAAGATCGAAGACCACACGCATTCCGTCGGCCACTGTTACCGTTGCAAGACGGTGGTCGAGCCGTACCTCTCCAAACAGTGGTTCGTGAAGACCGAGCCATTGGCCAAACCGGCCATCGAGGCCGTACGAAGCGAACAGATCAAAATTGTCCCGAAGTTCTGGGAAAACACGTACTTCGAGTGGATGGAGAACATCCGCGACTGGTGCATCAGCCGCCAGATCTGGTGGGGTCACCAGATTCCCGCGTGGAACTGCGGCGACTGCGGCGAGTTCACCGTCGCCCGCGAGACGCCCGCCGCCTGCAAACAGTGCGGCGGCAAGAAACTCACGCAGGAAACCGACGTGCTCGACACCTGGTTCAGTTCCGCCCTGTGGCCGTTCTCGACGCTGGGCTGGCCGGAGCAAACCGAAACGCTGAAGAAATTCTACCCGACGACGGTCCTCTGCACCGGTTTCGACATCCTGTTCTTCTGGGTGGCACGCATGATCATGATGGGCCTCCGGTTCCGGAAGGACATTCCGTTTGAATACGTTTACATCCACGCCCTCATTCGGGATGCCGAGGGACAGAAGATGAGCAAGACCAAGGGCAACGTCATCGATCCGTTGGTCATGATGGACAAGTACGGCACCGATGCGCTCCGCTTTACCCTGACGGCGTTCGCCGCACAGGGACGCGACATCAAGCTCGCCGAGGACCGTATCGACGGCTATCGTAATTTCTGCAACAAGCTGTGGAACGCGTCGCGCTTCGTGTTCATGAACCTGGAAGATTACACCGGCACCTGCGATTTGCAGGAACACACCGACCGCAGTCTTGCCGACCGCTGGATTCTGAGCCGCCTGAACAAAACCTGCACCGAGGTCAACGCGGCGCTGGAAGCATTCCGCTTCAACGACGCCGCCAACGCCATTTACAAATTTTTGTGGAACGAGTACTGCGACTGGTACATCGAACTGTCGAAGTCACGCTTAAATGGCTCCGGGCCCGAACGCACCACCACGCAGAATGTCATGCTTTACGTGCTGGAGTCGTCGCTGAAACTCCTGCACCCCGTCATGCCGTTCATCACCGAAGAGATCTGGCAGAAACTACCGCGCGAGGGGGTGAGCATCATGGTCGCGCGTTACCCGTCACCCGATCCCTCGCTGAACGACGAAAACGCGGAAAAGGCATTACAGGTGGTGATGGACGTCATCACCCGGGTGCGCAACATCCGCGGCGAAATGAACTTCAACCCCGGTCAAATGCTGGAGGTCCACATCAAGACATTCGATAAAGACCAGGAGCGCTTGATCGAAAATAACAATGGGTATATCAGGGATTTGGCACGGGTTTCGGAAATGATTCTCGGTCCCAATATCGAAAAACCGAAAGCCGCCGCGTCCGCAGTTTTAACAGGGCTGGAGCTTTATGTCCCTCTGAAAGGGTTGATGGATTTCGACGAGGAGAAAAAGCGGGTCGAAAAAGAGTTGAAAAAAATCGACAAAGACATGGTATTCTTAAAGAAGAAACTATCCAACCCAAACTTCGTAGACAAGGCGCCTCCCGAAGTCATCGCAAAGGATCAGCAAAGGCTTGAAGAGTTGTCCGAAAAGCAGGCCAAATTGCAGATTCATTTAAAAACGATTGTTGAAGCGACGTCCTGA
- the pepF gene encoding oligoendopeptidase F encodes MDATSELLTRDQVPENAKWDLKGLYSSNETWEADFLSLESQLETYATYQSTLGESPARLKQCLKFDMQFSQTLDAVYTYAHLRSDEDKTHPGNQANHERVSRLLTQYQQARSFISPELMAIPEETMKTFLEDPELEFFRFHLEKELRYRPHTLPKSEEALLASASEVAQSPQKAFTMLDNADLQLGSVEDAEGRRITITHGNLQSLLQNYDRNLRKNTFETFYKAYEAHQHTYAALLAGSIKKDIFFTQARKFPSVREKALFSENIPVEVYDNLIDTVHNNLKPLYKYFDLRKRVLELDELHVYDGSVPLVRDFKWEMPYEEAVEDIAQALAPLGEEYVNTLKRGLLDERWVDRYENKGKRSGAYSSGCYDSNPFILMNYHSDHINSVYTLAHEAGHSMHTYLSKKNQPFLYADYTIFVAEVASTFNEALLTRYYLGRELSREMKIYLLCREIDNFRGTLYRQTMFAEFEHRIYAAAEAGKPLTVDTFKALYHELLTVYFGEGVTLDPCLDLECFRIPHFYFGFYVYKYATGISAAYALAERVTQGGNAELADYLGFLKSGGSAYPIDLLRNAGVDMGSPKPVETALGKFTDLVDQLETLMG; translated from the coding sequence ATGGATGCCACCAGTGAACTGTTGACCCGTGACCAGGTTCCCGAGAACGCAAAGTGGGACCTGAAGGGCCTCTACTCCTCGAATGAAACGTGGGAAGCGGATTTCCTCTCGTTGGAATCTCAACTGGAAACCTACGCTACCTACCAGAGCACGCTTGGGGAGTCCCCCGCGCGGCTGAAGCAGTGCCTCAAGTTTGATATGCAATTTTCGCAGACGCTGGATGCGGTGTACACCTACGCGCACCTTCGAAGCGACGAGGACAAGACGCATCCCGGCAACCAGGCGAATCACGAACGGGTGTCGCGGCTGCTCACGCAATACCAGCAGGCGCGCAGTTTCATCAGTCCGGAGTTGATGGCGATTCCGGAAGAGACGATGAAGACGTTCCTGGAAGACCCGGAACTGGAGTTCTTCCGTTTTCATCTCGAAAAGGAACTGCGGTACCGTCCGCACACGTTGCCGAAATCCGAAGAGGCGCTGTTGGCCTCGGCCTCGGAGGTGGCACAGTCGCCGCAAAAAGCGTTCACCATGCTGGACAACGCCGACCTGCAACTGGGGTCGGTTGAAGACGCCGAGGGGCGCCGGATCACGATCACGCACGGCAATCTGCAAAGCCTTCTGCAGAATTACGACCGCAACCTGCGCAAAAACACGTTTGAGACGTTTTACAAGGCTTACGAGGCACACCAGCACACGTATGCGGCTTTGCTGGCAGGCAGTATCAAGAAGGATATTTTTTTCACGCAGGCACGGAAGTTTCCATCGGTTCGCGAGAAGGCGTTGTTTTCGGAAAACATTCCGGTGGAGGTGTACGACAACCTGATCGACACCGTCCACAACAACCTGAAACCGCTGTACAAGTATTTTGACCTGCGCAAGCGTGTGCTGGAACTTGATGAACTGCACGTGTACGACGGAAGCGTGCCGCTGGTGCGCGACTTCAAGTGGGAGATGCCCTACGAAGAGGCGGTGGAGGACATTGCCCAGGCTCTTGCGCCCCTGGGGGAAGAATACGTCAATACCCTCAAGCGCGGCCTGCTCGACGAGCGCTGGGTGGACCGGTACGAAAACAAGGGCAAGCGCAGTGGCGCGTATTCATCCGGGTGTTACGACTCGAACCCGTTCATCCTTATGAATTACCACAGCGACCACATCAACAGCGTCTATACGCTGGCGCACGAGGCCGGCCACTCGATGCACACGTACCTGTCGAAGAAAAACCAGCCGTTTTTGTACGCGGACTACACGATCTTTGTGGCGGAGGTGGCGTCCACCTTCAATGAAGCGCTATTGACCCGCTATTACCTCGGCCGCGAATTGAGCCGGGAGATGAAAATCTACCTGCTCTGTCGGGAAATCGACAACTTTCGCGGCACCCTGTACCGGCAGACCATGTTTGCCGAGTTCGAACACCGCATTTACGCGGCGGCGGAAGCCGGAAAACCGCTCACCGTGGACACCTTCAAGGCGCTGTACCACGAACTGCTGACGGTTTACTTCGGCGAGGGGGTCACACTGGACCCGTGCCTCGACCTGGAATGCTTCCGCATCCCGCATTTTTATTTCGGCTTTTACGTGTACAAATACGCGACCGGAATTTCCGCCGCGTATGCGCTGGCCGAACGGGTGACCCAAGGCGGCAACGCCGAACTGGCGGACTACCTGGGCTTTTTGAAGTCGGGCGGCTCCGCTTACCCGATTGACCTTCTCCGCAACGCCGGGGTGGACATGGGTTCGCCAAAACCCGTAGAAACCGCGCTCGGCAAGTTCACCGACCTGGTGGACCAGCTCGAAACGCTGATGGGTTGA
- the dacB gene encoding D-alanyl-D-alanine carboxypeptidase/D-alanyl-D-alanine endopeptidase: MLNKMIKINQLLVVLAALAWAAVAAAQPMDDDPAAVQLWSDIESVLQRDCNGTTRIGMKVYSLERKTTLLSKNSNVLFTPASNMKMITSAMALKRVGPDYRFFTRLYTNGRIEGDTLKGDLFIKGFGDPWLVTEQMWVLVNGLRNLPIKKIEGNLIADNHFFEDQERVATWANYRGPEAYLAPMGALSFNFNTVTVYVEPAPVAGEPPVVVVDPATEYIRIHNTARTVGNRRDHERLIVNRLPRRGYDEIIVTGTLPKTMARKKYFLNVTDPQWYTLHVFRKYLEQAGVTVEGGLERGRVVDGARLLYEHESPPLADILRGLNKFSNNFIAEQILRTMAADVYGAPGTTENGVKLVKAYMRSLGFDDDRYNVVDGSGLSRQNMVSPDQIVAVLEDAYRDLAIFPEFIAALGVMGIDGSVIDRMNGIRDAQKIRAKTGTLNHVSALSGYFQSMDGERFAFSILLNDLNCSNGKAMKLEDDILDLALRFKRSGGADAGAPSNQKVETFPINP, from the coding sequence ATGTTGAATAAAATGATAAAAATCAATCAATTGTTGGTAGTTCTTGCGGCGTTGGCGTGGGCCGCAGTGGCGGCGGCACAGCCTATGGACGACGATCCCGCGGCGGTGCAGTTGTGGTCGGACATCGAATCCGTTTTGCAACGCGACTGCAACGGAACCACACGCATCGGTATGAAGGTGTACTCGCTCGAACGCAAAACGACGTTGCTTTCCAAAAACAGCAACGTGCTGTTCACGCCCGCCTCGAACATGAAGATGATCACCTCAGCCATGGCGCTGAAACGCGTCGGGCCGGACTACCGTTTCTTCACGCGGCTGTACACCAACGGCAGAATTGAAGGTGACACATTAAAGGGCGACCTGTTCATCAAAGGCTTCGGCGACCCGTGGCTGGTGACGGAACAGATGTGGGTGCTGGTCAACGGGTTGCGAAACCTGCCGATCAAGAAAATTGAAGGCAACCTCATCGCCGACAATCATTTTTTTGAGGACCAGGAGCGCGTGGCGACGTGGGCGAATTATCGCGGGCCGGAGGCGTACCTCGCGCCGATGGGGGCGTTGTCCTTCAACTTCAACACCGTCACCGTGTACGTGGAACCGGCGCCCGTTGCAGGCGAGCCGCCTGTCGTGGTGGTGGACCCCGCAACCGAATACATCCGCATCCACAACACGGCGCGGACGGTGGGGAACCGGCGTGATCACGAACGGTTGATCGTCAACCGGTTGCCCCGGCGCGGCTACGATGAAATCATCGTCACCGGCACCCTGCCGAAAACCATGGCGCGCAAGAAATATTTTCTGAATGTCACCGACCCCCAGTGGTACACCCTGCACGTGTTCCGCAAATACCTCGAGCAGGCCGGGGTGACGGTGGAAGGCGGCCTGGAGCGCGGCCGGGTGGTGGATGGTGCGCGGCTTCTCTACGAACACGAGTCGCCGCCTCTGGCCGACATCCTGCGCGGGCTCAACAAGTTCAGTAATAACTTCATCGCCGAGCAGATTCTTCGCACGATGGCGGCGGATGTGTATGGCGCGCCGGGCACCACGGAAAACGGTGTGAAGCTGGTGAAAGCGTACATGCGAAGCCTGGGATTCGATGACGACCGTTACAATGTGGTGGATGGGTCGGGCCTGTCGCGGCAGAACATGGTGTCGCCGGATCAGATCGTGGCGGTGCTGGAGGACGCGTACCGCGACCTCGCCATCTTTCCGGAGTTCATTGCCGCCTTGGGGGTGATGGGCATCGACGGCAGCGTGATCGACCGCATGAACGGCATCCGGGACGCGCAGAAAATCCGGGCGAAGACGGGCACGCTGAACCACGTCAGCGCGTTGTCGGGGTATTTTCAGTCGATGGATGGAGAACGCTTTGCGTTTTCGATTTTATTGAACGATTTGAATTGTTCGAACGGAAAGGCCATGAAACTGGAGGACGATATTCTGGACCTGGCCCTGCGTTTCAAACGGAGTGGTGGTGCGGACGCAGGGGCACCGTCGAACCAAAAGGTGGAAACCTTCCCAATCAATCCCTGA
- a CDS encoding adenosine kinase, which produces MSYDLVGIGNALVDIEVRVKDDFIQQYKFTKGGMTLTSLEDQNKLLEEFDGAAHKISSGGSAANTVHGMRVLGANTYYLGRVADDRYGKHYTEDMQSCGVGFPGPDAADTGTGTCLILVTPDSERTMLTNLGISCELHPDNVDETIVKTAKTVYIEGYLWTGDETRAAAIKMADIARKNRIPVAFTLSDAFVANTFKEDLLDFIRWKTDILFCNDVEAKAMADSEDAEKAFDKLKHLAGTVFMTRGKEGSWVGRDGDDTIAVNAFTVKAVDTTGAGDLYAAGALYGLNQGLSLKESAIIGSYCAAQVVTHFGARMPAHSHTDIKKILESYSE; this is translated from the coding sequence ATGAGCTACGATCTGGTTGGCATCGGCAATGCGCTGGTGGACATTGAAGTGCGCGTCAAGGACGATTTCATTCAACAGTACAAGTTCACCAAAGGGGGCATGACCCTGACCTCGCTGGAGGACCAGAACAAACTGCTGGAGGAATTCGACGGCGCGGCGCACAAAATCTCTTCCGGCGGATCGGCCGCCAACACAGTGCACGGCATGCGCGTGCTCGGCGCCAACACGTATTACCTCGGTCGTGTGGCCGACGACCGCTACGGAAAACACTACACGGAGGACATGCAGTCCTGCGGCGTGGGCTTTCCGGGTCCGGACGCGGCGGATACAGGCACCGGCACCTGCCTCATCCTCGTCACGCCGGACAGCGAACGCACCATGCTCACGAATCTCGGCATCTCCTGCGAACTGCACCCGGACAATGTCGACGAAACCATCGTCAAAACCGCCAAAACGGTTTACATCGAAGGCTACCTGTGGACCGGCGACGAAACCCGCGCGGCGGCGATCAAGATGGCCGATATCGCGCGCAAGAACCGCATCCCCGTCGCCTTCACCTTAAGCGACGCGTTCGTCGCCAACACGTTCAAGGAAGACCTGCTCGATTTCATCCGGTGGAAAACCGACATCCTGTTCTGCAACGACGTCGAGGCAAAAGCCATGGCCGATTCGGAGGATGCCGAAAAAGCGTTCGACAAATTGAAGCACCTTGCGGGAACCGTCTTCATGACGCGCGGCAAGGAAGGCTCCTGGGTGGGCAGGGACGGCGATGACACCATCGCCGTCAACGCGTTCACGGTGAAGGCGGTGGACACCACCGGCGCGGGCGACCTCTACGCCGCAGGCGCGCTGTACGGACTCAACCAGGGCCTCAGCCTCAAAGAGTCGGCCATCATCGGTTCCTACTGCGCGGCCCAGGTGGTGACGCATTTCGGCGCGCGCATGCCTGCGCACTCGCACACCGACATCAAAAAAATCCTGGAAAGTTATTCGGAGTGA